From the genome of Variovorax sp. RA8, one region includes:
- a CDS encoding efflux RND transporter permease subunit has protein sequence MWFTRVSLKNPVFATMLMLALVVLGIFSYQRLQVDQFPNIDFPVVVVITEYPGASPEIVESEVTKKVEEGVNSIAGINALTSRSYEGQSVVIIEFQLYVDGRKAADDVREKVAAVRPLFRDEVKEPRVLRFDPASRPVWSVAVLPDGGKGTQPSAVELTNWADQVLKKRLENVRGVGSVTLVGGTKREINIYLNPQAMEAFGISAQQVVEAVRGENQALPVGAVRSLEQERVVQIDARMERPEDFGRIILARKGGAPIRIDQVARVSDGAQEIDSLALYNGQRTLLLSVQKAQDENTIQVVDGLRKALADIQPQLPPGVKLEPISDASRPIRVAVDNVRKTLLEGALLTVLIVFLFLNSWRSTVITGLTLPIALIGTFWFMAMFGFTINMVTLMALSLCVGLLIDDAIVVRENIVRHVQMGKAPYAAALDGTQEIGLAVLATTLSIVAVFLPIGFMEGIIGKFFHEFGITIVAAVLISMFVSFTLDPMLSSVWHDPSIHTHGQQAQRKAGLYDRTIGRVTGWFDRATDRLGEGYQSILRWSLAHRLATVFSAIGIFVLSVTMVPLLGTEFVPKADYSETAINFHTPVGSSLEVTEAKARQVEGVLREMPEVRYTLSTINTGDAQGKIYASIYVRLVDRKDRSRSVDQMSTVLRERLRTVPGITVTHVGLRDSVGGNKQIEFSLQGPDLQELERLTQRVMEAIRPIPGLVDLDSSQKPNKPTVSVVLRRDAASDLGLGVAPIAAALRTLVAGTTVGNWRAPDDQTYDVNVRLAPEVRNSPADLARLPFVSTAMGANADGSSRIVRLQQVAEVRETTGPNQINRRALAREVSINANVAHRSAGEVSADIRTALAAIAFPPGYGWQFSGSTKNMQESFGYAVSALALAIIFIYMILASQFKSFLQPLALMTALPLTLIGVVLALMLFGSTLSMFSIIGIVMLMGLVTKNAILLVDFAIRAREPVLAADGSTTPGLPRAEALLLAARVRLRPILMTTLAMIFGMVPLAFALSEGSEQRAPMGQAVIGGVITSSLLTLVVVPVVYCYMDDLAMWTRRIWRGEKKPAQRADTDATTPAPRIESLS, from the coding sequence ATGTGGTTCACCCGCGTCAGCCTGAAGAACCCGGTCTTCGCGACCATGCTGATGCTGGCGCTGGTGGTGCTGGGCATCTTCTCGTACCAGCGGCTGCAGGTCGACCAGTTCCCCAACATCGACTTCCCGGTGGTGGTGGTGATCACCGAATACCCCGGCGCCTCGCCCGAGATCGTGGAGAGCGAGGTGACCAAGAAGGTGGAGGAAGGCGTCAACTCCATCGCGGGCATCAACGCCCTGACCTCGCGCAGCTACGAGGGCCAGTCGGTCGTGATCATCGAGTTCCAGCTCTACGTGGATGGGCGCAAGGCAGCCGACGACGTGCGCGAGAAGGTGGCGGCCGTGCGCCCACTGTTCCGCGACGAAGTCAAGGAGCCGCGCGTGCTGCGCTTCGACCCGGCCTCGCGGCCGGTGTGGTCGGTCGCGGTGCTGCCGGACGGTGGAAAGGGCACGCAGCCGAGCGCGGTGGAGCTCACCAACTGGGCCGACCAGGTCCTGAAGAAGCGCCTGGAGAACGTGCGCGGCGTCGGCTCCGTCACGCTGGTAGGCGGCACCAAGCGCGAGATCAACATCTACCTGAATCCCCAGGCCATGGAGGCCTTCGGCATCAGCGCGCAGCAGGTGGTGGAGGCGGTGCGCGGCGAGAACCAGGCGCTGCCGGTGGGCGCGGTGCGCTCGCTGGAGCAGGAGCGAGTGGTGCAGATCGACGCGCGCATGGAACGGCCCGAGGACTTCGGCCGCATCATCCTCGCGCGCAAGGGCGGCGCGCCGATCCGCATCGACCAGGTGGCGCGGGTGAGCGACGGCGCGCAGGAGATCGACAGCCTCGCGCTCTACAACGGCCAGCGCACGCTGCTGCTGTCGGTGCAGAAGGCGCAGGACGAGAACACCATCCAGGTGGTGGACGGCCTGCGCAAGGCGCTGGCGGACATCCAGCCGCAGCTGCCGCCGGGCGTGAAGCTGGAGCCCATCAGCGATGCCTCGCGGCCGATCCGCGTGGCCGTGGACAACGTGCGCAAGACGCTGCTCGAGGGAGCCCTGCTCACGGTGTTGATCGTCTTTCTGTTCCTCAACTCGTGGCGCTCGACCGTGATCACCGGCCTGACGCTGCCGATCGCGCTGATCGGCACCTTCTGGTTCATGGCAATGTTCGGCTTCACCATCAACATGGTGACGCTGATGGCGCTGTCGCTGTGCGTGGGCCTGCTGATCGACGACGCGATCGTGGTGCGCGAGAACATCGTGCGCCACGTGCAGATGGGCAAGGCGCCCTACGCCGCTGCGCTGGACGGCACCCAGGAGATCGGGCTGGCGGTGCTGGCGACCACGCTGTCCATCGTCGCGGTGTTCCTGCCGATCGGCTTCATGGAAGGCATCATCGGCAAGTTCTTCCACGAGTTCGGCATCACCATCGTGGCGGCCGTGCTGATCTCGATGTTCGTGAGCTTCACGCTGGACCCGATGCTGTCGAGCGTGTGGCACGACCCGTCCATCCACACGCATGGGCAGCAGGCGCAGCGCAAGGCCGGCCTCTACGACCGGACCATCGGCCGCGTCACGGGCTGGTTCGACCGCGCGACCGATCGCCTGGGCGAGGGCTACCAGTCCATCCTGCGGTGGTCGCTCGCGCACAGGCTCGCGACGGTCTTCTCGGCCATCGGCATCTTCGTCCTCAGCGTGACGATGGTCCCGCTGCTGGGCACCGAGTTCGTGCCCAAGGCCGACTATTCGGAAACCGCCATCAACTTCCACACCCCGGTCGGCTCCTCGCTCGAGGTGACCGAGGCCAAGGCCCGGCAGGTCGAAGGCGTCCTGCGCGAGATGCCCGAGGTGCGCTACACGCTCAGCACCATCAACACCGGCGACGCGCAGGGCAAGATCTACGCGAGCATCTACGTGCGCCTGGTCGACCGCAAGGACCGCAGCCGCAGCGTGGACCAGATGTCCACGGTGCTGCGCGAACGCCTGCGCACCGTCCCCGGCATCACGGTCACCCATGTGGGCTTGCGCGACTCGGTGGGCGGCAACAAGCAGATCGAGTTCTCGCTGCAGGGCCCCGACCTGCAGGAGCTGGAGCGGCTCACGCAGCGGGTGATGGAGGCCATCCGCCCGATCCCCGGCCTGGTCGACCTCGACTCGAGCCAGAAGCCCAACAAGCCGACCGTGAGCGTGGTGCTGCGGCGCGACGCTGCGTCCGACCTGGGCCTGGGCGTGGCGCCGATCGCCGCCGCCCTGCGCACGCTGGTGGCCGGCACCACGGTGGGCAACTGGCGCGCGCCCGACGACCAGACCTACGACGTCAACGTGCGGCTCGCACCCGAGGTACGCAACTCGCCGGCCGACCTGGCGCGACTGCCCTTCGTCAGCACGGCCATGGGCGCCAACGCCGACGGCTCCAGCCGAATCGTGCGCCTGCAGCAGGTGGCCGAGGTGCGCGAGACCACCGGGCCCAACCAGATCAACCGGCGCGCGCTGGCGCGGGAGGTCAGCATCAACGCCAACGTCGCCCACCGCTCGGCCGGGGAGGTCTCGGCCGACATCCGCACGGCGCTGGCGGCAATCGCCTTCCCGCCGGGCTACGGCTGGCAGTTCAGCGGCTCGACCAAGAACATGCAGGAGTCCTTCGGCTATGCGGTGTCGGCACTGGCGCTGGCGATCATCTTCATCTACATGATCCTGGCCAGCCAGTTCAAGAGCTTCCTGCAGCCGCTGGCGCTGATGACCGCGCTGCCGCTGACGCTCATCGGCGTGGTGCTGGCGCTGATGCTCTTCGGCTCCACGTTGTCGATGTTCTCGATCATCGGCATCGTGATGCTGATGGGCCTGGTGACCAAGAACGCGATCCTGCTGGTGGACTTCGCGATCCGCGCGCGCGAACCGGTGCTCGCCGCCGACGGCAGCACCACGCCGGGCCTGCCTCGCGCCGAGGCCCTGCTGCTGGCCGCCCGCGTGCGGCTCCGCCCAATCCTGATGACCACGCTGGCCATGATCTTCGGCATGGTGCCGCTGGCCTTCGCGCTCAGCGAAGGCTCGGAGCAGCGCGCGCCCATGGGCCAGGCCGTGATCGGCGGCGTGATCACGTCCTCGCTGCTGACGCTGGTGGTGGTGCCAGTCGTCTATTGCTACATGGACGACCTCGCCATGTGGACCAGGCGCATCTGGCGCGGCGAGAAGAAGCCGGCGCAGCGCGCCGACACGGACGCGACAACGCCGGCCCCTAGAATTGAAAGTTTGTCCTGA
- a CDS encoding TetR/AcrR family transcriptional regulator, with protein MPASRFISDKFFPERAKRERRKEARPGELLEAALDLFVDKGFAATRAEEVAARAGVSKGTLFLYFPSKEELFKAVVIENLAGRFTEWNAEFEVFEGSTSDMLRYCMRVWWERVGSTKASGLTKLMLSEGRNFPDLAEFYRQEVVRPGHALLRRIIRRGIDSGEFAPVDVDHAIYAVIAPMIFLMLWKHSAMICVDGESEIDPEKYLAIQAETVLHGLSMPPKAGP; from the coding sequence ATGCCCGCCTCCCGCTTCATCAGCGACAAGTTCTTCCCCGAACGCGCCAAGCGCGAGCGCCGCAAGGAGGCGCGTCCCGGAGAGCTGCTGGAGGCGGCGCTGGATCTCTTCGTCGACAAGGGCTTCGCCGCCACCCGTGCGGAAGAAGTTGCGGCGCGCGCCGGGGTCTCCAAGGGCACCCTCTTCCTCTACTTCCCGAGCAAGGAAGAGCTGTTCAAGGCGGTGGTGATCGAGAACCTGGCCGGCCGCTTCACGGAGTGGAACGCCGAATTCGAGGTCTTCGAGGGCAGCACCTCCGACATGCTGCGCTACTGCATGCGCGTCTGGTGGGAGCGGGTGGGGTCCACCAAGGCCTCCGGCCTGACCAAGCTGATGCTGAGCGAAGGCCGCAACTTCCCCGACTTGGCCGAGTTCTACCGCCAGGAGGTGGTGCGGCCCGGGCACGCGCTCCTCCGGCGCATCATCCGCCGCGGCATCGACAGCGGCGAGTTCGCGCCGGTCGACGTGGACCATGCGATCTACGCCGTGATCGCGCCGATGATCTTCCTCATGCTGTGGAAGCACTCGGCCATGATCTGCGTCGACGGCGAGTCCGAGATCGACCCCGAGAAGTACCTCGCGATCCAGGCCGAGACCGTGCTGCACGGCCTCAGCATGCCGCCGAAGGCGGGGCCATGA
- a CDS encoding TolC family outer membrane protein, which translates to MPVLRLLPFTAALAAAIALPAHGQSLIELYESARGYDATYQAARAQYDANLARAAQAKAGILPSVGLSAGASRTELDVHTPAGDASRGFNTQSAGINAIQPLYRPANWATYEQGKRQVEIAQAVLTIADQDLVVRVSQAYFDVLSAQDTLSLVRAQKVAVAEQLAAAKRNFEVGTSTITDTREAQARFDLVVSQEIAAENDLQVKKIALDQLVGRPGSVPVPLAAPVQLPEVAPADMNAWVAQAEDVHPSIRQARLGLDVASLEVQKAQAGHKPTIDASLGYNVNNNPQGTSTTTTRSRINAATIGVTFSMPLFAGYAIENRVKETLALEDQSRSVLESTRRSVTQATRAAYLGLVSGAGQVKALEAAEASSQSALDANRLGYQVGVRINIDVLNSQSQLYQTKRDLAVARYNVLLGNLRLRQANGTLTPDDLRAINGTLATDGRPAVDMTVTPPQPPASEPATRGRPPGAPVLIPPVPPVQTPPFAPTAPTMPSPPPPPVILPPTR; encoded by the coding sequence ATGCCCGTGCTCCGGCTTCTTCCCTTCACGGCGGCCCTCGCCGCCGCGATCGCATTGCCGGCACACGGCCAGAGCCTGATCGAGCTCTATGAATCCGCTCGCGGGTACGACGCGACCTACCAGGCCGCCCGCGCGCAGTACGACGCCAACCTGGCGCGCGCCGCCCAGGCCAAGGCCGGCATCCTGCCGAGCGTGGGGCTGTCCGCCGGCGCCTCGCGGACCGAGCTCGACGTGCATACGCCCGCCGGCGACGCCTCGCGCGGTTTCAACACGCAGAGCGCGGGCATCAACGCCATCCAGCCGCTCTACAGGCCCGCGAACTGGGCCACCTACGAGCAGGGCAAGCGCCAGGTGGAGATCGCCCAGGCGGTGCTCACAATCGCCGATCAGGATCTCGTGGTGCGCGTGAGCCAAGCCTATTTCGACGTGCTTTCCGCGCAGGACACGCTGTCGCTGGTTCGCGCGCAGAAAGTCGCGGTGGCCGAGCAGCTGGCGGCCGCCAAGCGCAACTTCGAGGTCGGCACCTCGACCATCACCGACACGCGCGAGGCGCAGGCGCGCTTCGACCTGGTGGTGTCGCAGGAGATCGCGGCCGAGAACGACCTCCAGGTCAAAAAGATCGCGCTCGACCAGCTGGTCGGCCGCCCCGGCAGCGTGCCGGTGCCGCTGGCCGCGCCGGTTCAACTGCCCGAGGTGGCGCCCGCCGACATGAACGCCTGGGTGGCGCAGGCCGAGGACGTGCATCCTTCCATCCGCCAGGCGCGCCTCGGCCTGGACGTGGCATCGCTCGAGGTGCAGAAGGCGCAGGCCGGCCACAAGCCCACCATCGATGCCAGCCTGGGCTACAACGTCAACAACAATCCGCAGGGCACCAGCACCACCACGACCCGGTCGCGCATCAATGCCGCAACCATCGGCGTCACCTTCAGCATGCCGCTGTTCGCAGGCTACGCGATCGAGAACCGCGTGAAGGAAACGCTGGCCCTGGAGGATCAGTCGCGCTCGGTGCTCGAATCCACGCGCCGCAGCGTGACCCAGGCCACCCGCGCCGCCTACCTGGGCCTGGTCTCCGGCGCCGGCCAGGTGAAGGCGCTCGAAGCCGCGGAAGCCTCCAGCCAGAGCGCGCTCGATGCCAACCGCCTGGGCTACCAGGTGGGCGTGCGCATCAACATCGACGTGCTCAACTCGCAGAGCCAGCTCTACCAGACCAAACGCGACCTCGCCGTGGCGCGCTACAACGTGCTCCTGGGTAACCTGAGGCTGCGCCAGGCGAACGGCACGCTGACGCCGGATGACCTGCGTGCGATCAACGGCACGCTGGCGACCGATGGCCGCCCGGCCGTCGACATGACTGTGACGCCGCCGCAGCCGCCAGCCTCGGAGCCGGCCACCAGGGGGCGGCCACCGGGCGCACCCGTCCTCATTCCGCCGGTCCCGCCTGTCCAGACGCCTCCTTTCGCGCCGACGGCGCCGACGATGCCCTCGCCGCCTCCGCCGCCGGTGATCCTGCCGCCTACACGCTGA
- a CDS encoding TonB-dependent receptor: protein MSSLFTRSAVGVAVLSFVSCAAWAQSDAAAATGATSLPEVTVTGNPLGASDLIAPTTSVSGDQLMLRAQPTLGETLNNLPGVGSTYFGPNASRPTIRGQDGDRIRILQNGASAPDASSLSYDHAVPVDALVTERIEVLRGPSALQYGGSAVGGVVNVIDNRIPTEPLEGFGGRADAGYATGNREKSGGIVLEGGTDRYALHVDAFTRDADDAKVPIELACENPRRPGLARRICNSANRADGGAIGATLFFGQGWIGASASTYRSNYGTVAEDDVTIDMKSDRYALEGEWRPGGFFTSIHGKLSHTDYRHTEFEGWEPGTVFANKSNDLRIEARHRKIGGVEGLVGFTSETNRFSADGEEAFAPHSRTRSNALFLHEELGASWGRLSFGARTEQVKVRSMGSPDPDVTRFAIGERDFHPNSAALGALVNLAPQWQLTSNLAYTERAPKDYELFANGPHVATAAWEVGDPGLQKEKSVGFDLGAQWKSGANNARVNAYVTRFRNYIGQQASGNVRDEEGNINPGPVETEEGLVFPDVVDEFVYRGVRARFTGLEASGNLRLLGTDGFARPADGSTLDLQWRGDLVRAKNTETGEPLPRISPVRAGATLAYGNGPWTARLGFDHYAAQRRVPSVGARPTDAFTLWNAAITYRMKVQRASLTWYARIDNLTNKLAYSATSILTTTAFPDAPLPGRSLKVGLRANF from the coding sequence ATGTCTTCCCTTTTCACGCGCAGCGCCGTCGGCGTTGCCGTTCTCTCCTTCGTGTCCTGCGCCGCCTGGGCGCAATCCGATGCTGCGGCCGCGACCGGCGCCACCTCCCTGCCCGAAGTCACCGTCACCGGCAACCCGCTGGGCGCCAGCGATCTGATCGCGCCCACCACCTCGGTGTCCGGCGACCAACTGATGCTGCGCGCCCAGCCCACCCTGGGCGAGACGCTGAACAACCTGCCGGGCGTCGGCAGCACCTATTTCGGGCCGAACGCGAGCCGGCCCACGATCCGCGGCCAGGACGGCGACCGCATCCGCATCCTGCAGAACGGCGCCTCGGCGCCCGATGCCTCCTCGCTGAGCTACGACCATGCGGTGCCGGTCGATGCGCTGGTCACCGAGCGCATCGAGGTGCTGCGCGGCCCCTCGGCCCTGCAGTACGGCGGCAGCGCGGTCGGCGGCGTGGTCAACGTGATCGACAACCGCATCCCCACCGAGCCGCTCGAGGGCTTCGGCGGCCGCGCCGACGCCGGCTACGCCACGGGCAACCGCGAGAAGAGCGGCGGCATCGTGCTCGAAGGCGGCACTGACCGCTACGCGCTGCATGTGGATGCCTTCACCCGCGACGCGGACGACGCCAAGGTGCCCATCGAGCTGGCGTGCGAGAACCCGCGCCGGCCGGGCCTTGCGCGCAGGATCTGCAACTCCGCCAACCGGGCGGACGGCGGCGCGATCGGCGCCACGCTGTTCTTCGGCCAGGGCTGGATCGGCGCTTCGGCCAGTACCTACCGCAGCAACTACGGCACGGTCGCGGAGGACGACGTCACCATCGACATGAAGTCCGACCGCTATGCGCTCGAGGGCGAATGGCGGCCGGGCGGCTTCTTCACCAGCATCCACGGCAAGCTCAGCCACACGGACTACCGCCACACCGAGTTCGAGGGCTGGGAACCGGGCACCGTCTTCGCCAACAAGAGCAACGACCTGCGCATCGAGGCACGGCACCGCAAGATCGGCGGCGTGGAGGGCCTGGTCGGCTTCACCAGCGAGACCAACCGCTTCTCGGCGGACGGCGAGGAGGCCTTCGCGCCGCACAGCCGCACGCGGTCGAACGCGCTGTTCCTGCACGAGGAGCTGGGCGCTTCGTGGGGCCGCCTGAGCTTCGGCGCCCGTACCGAGCAGGTGAAGGTGCGCTCCATGGGTTCGCCCGATCCGGATGTCACGCGCTTCGCGATCGGCGAGCGCGACTTCCACCCGAACAGCGCGGCGCTGGGTGCGCTCGTCAACCTGGCGCCGCAGTGGCAGCTGACCTCGAACCTCGCCTACACCGAGCGTGCGCCCAAGGACTACGAGCTCTTCGCGAACGGGCCGCATGTGGCGACCGCAGCCTGGGAGGTGGGCGACCCTGGCCTGCAGAAGGAGAAGTCGGTGGGCTTCGACCTCGGCGCCCAATGGAAGTCCGGCGCCAACAACGCGCGCGTCAACGCCTACGTCACGCGCTTCCGCAACTACATCGGGCAGCAGGCCTCGGGCAACGTGCGCGACGAGGAAGGCAACATCAACCCGGGCCCGGTGGAAACCGAAGAGGGCCTGGTGTTCCCCGACGTGGTGGACGAGTTCGTCTACCGCGGCGTGCGTGCGCGCTTCACGGGCCTGGAGGCCAGCGGCAACCTGCGGCTGCTGGGCACCGACGGCTTTGCCAGGCCGGCTGATGGTTCCACGCTGGACCTGCAGTGGCGTGGCGACCTGGTGCGCGCGAAGAACACCGAAACCGGCGAGCCGCTGCCGCGCATCTCGCCGGTGCGCGCAGGCGCCACGCTGGCGTACGGCAACGGCCCGTGGACGGCTCGGCTGGGCTTCGACCACTACGCGGCCCAGCGCCGCGTGCCGAGCGTGGGTGCCCGGCCGACCGATGCCTTCACGCTGTGGAACGCCGCCATCACCTACCGCATGAAGGTGCAGCGCGCCAGCCTCACCTGGTATGCGCGCATCGACAACCTGACGAACAAGCTGGCCTACAGCGCGACCTCGATCCTCACCACCACGGCCTTCCCCGACGCACCGCTGCCGGGGCGCAGCCTGAAGGTGGGGTTGCGGGCGAACTTCTGA
- the msrA gene encoding peptide-methionine (S)-S-oxide reductase MsrA → MPTPSTNTETIVLGGGCFWCTEAVFDRVQGVLDVESGYSNGETVNPSYEQVCTGRTGHAEVVKLVFDPAQITLREVLEIFFVVHDPTTLNRQGNDVGTQYRSGIYYGDEAQKQVAEEVIREIEASKTYRSPVVTEVEPLANYSAAEAYHQDYFLNNPNQGYCAFVVGPKVEKFQKTFASRLKKA, encoded by the coding sequence ATGCCCACGCCATCAACGAACACCGAGACCATCGTGCTGGGCGGCGGCTGCTTCTGGTGCACCGAGGCGGTGTTCGACCGCGTACAGGGCGTGCTGGACGTCGAGTCGGGCTACAGCAACGGCGAGACCGTCAACCCCAGCTACGAGCAGGTCTGCACCGGCCGCACCGGCCATGCCGAGGTGGTGAAGCTGGTCTTCGATCCAGCGCAGATCACGCTGCGCGAGGTCCTCGAGATCTTCTTCGTGGTGCACGACCCGACCACGCTGAACCGCCAGGGCAACGACGTGGGCACGCAGTACCGCAGCGGCATCTACTACGGCGACGAGGCGCAGAAGCAGGTGGCCGAAGAAGTGATCCGCGAAATCGAGGCGAGCAAGACCTATCGTTCGCCGGTGGTGACCGAGGTCGAGCCGCTGGCCAACTACTCGGCGGCCGAGGCCTACCACCAGGACTATTTCCTGAACAACCCGAACCAGGGCTACTGCGCCTTCGTGGTCGGGCCCAAGGTCGAGAAGTTCCAGAAGACCTTCGCGTCAAGGCTCAAGAAGGCCTGA
- a CDS encoding protein-L-isoaspartate O-methyltransferase family protein — protein MNATHDLERLRFNMIEQQIRPWDVLDHEILDLLAQIRREDYVPKAHRSLAFFDMELPLEGATHKEPGQCMLSPKVEARMLQDLHIKKHETVLEIGSGSGFMAALLAHRAAQVLTLEIDPGLAAVAAENLRRNGVSNVEVRNADGSVPLASGPTFDVIVLSGSVARLPQGLMGSLKMGGRLAAIVGDEPMMRAHFVTRVGEGKWDITQPWDTIVPRLLNFPAPSRFVF, from the coding sequence ATGAATGCCACCCACGACCTGGAGCGCCTGCGCTTCAACATGATCGAACAGCAGATCCGCCCCTGGGATGTGCTGGACCACGAGATCCTCGATCTGCTCGCGCAGATCCGGCGTGAGGACTACGTGCCCAAGGCCCATCGCAGCCTCGCGTTCTTCGACATGGAGCTCCCGCTCGAAGGCGCCACCCACAAGGAGCCCGGGCAGTGCATGCTTTCGCCGAAGGTCGAGGCCCGCATGCTGCAGGACCTGCACATCAAGAAGCACGAGACGGTGCTCGAGATCGGCAGCGGCTCCGGCTTCATGGCCGCGCTGCTCGCACACCGCGCGGCGCAGGTGCTGACGCTGGAGATCGATCCCGGCCTTGCCGCGGTGGCGGCCGAGAACCTGCGCCGCAATGGCGTGAGCAACGTCGAAGTTCGCAACGCCGACGGCTCGGTGCCGCTGGCCAGCGGCCCGACCTTCGACGTGATCGTGCTCAGCGGCTCGGTCGCTCGCCTGCCCCAGGGCCTGATGGGCTCGCTCAAGATGGGCGGCCGCCTGGCCGCAATCGTGGGCGACGAGCCGATGATGCGCGCCCACTTCGTCACCCGCGTGGGCGAAGGCAAGTGGGACATCACCCAGCCGTGGGACACGATCGTGCCGCGCCTGCTCAACTTCCCGGCGCCCTCGCGCTTCGTCTTCTGA
- a CDS encoding rhodanese-like domain-containing protein yields MVDQVPPARLADWFALDAAAAPVLLDVREPWERQTASVVPQGFTLVAIPMNEIPARLSELDPGQRIACLCHHGARSQRVAAFLAQNGFAEVANVAGGIDAWSIQHDPSVPRY; encoded by the coding sequence ATGGTCGACCAAGTCCCCCCCGCCCGGCTGGCCGACTGGTTCGCCCTCGATGCGGCCGCGGCACCGGTGCTGCTGGACGTGCGCGAGCCCTGGGAGCGCCAGACCGCGAGCGTTGTGCCGCAGGGCTTCACGCTGGTCGCCATTCCGATGAACGAGATTCCGGCGCGCCTCTCGGAGCTCGACCCCGGCCAGCGCATCGCCTGCCTGTGCCACCACGGCGCGCGCAGCCAGCGCGTGGCCGCCTTCCTCGCCCAGAACGGCTTCGCCGAGGTGGCGAACGTCGCCGGCGGCATCGACGCCTGGTCGATCCAGCACGACCCCTCCGTTCCACGCTACTGA
- a CDS encoding efflux RND transporter periplasmic adaptor subunit: MKRRWKWAAAALALVLLAAGVLRALEARRAQQAAASAGAPVETVVQLAPADAVRATRRELAQTLAVSGTLRAVDSALVKARVPGELVGLAVREGDTVKAGQVIARIEPTEYRSRVRQAQEQAESARAQAEVAQRTYDNNKALVEQGFISRTALDTSQSNLNAARSTHRAALAAVEMAHKSLSDTVLTSPLSGQVAQRLAQNGERVSVDARVIEVVDLSRIELEATVSAADSVAVRVGQRAALQIEGSGGIGPAGAERSVGASVVRVNPSAQAGSRSVLVYLRLDRSEGFRQGLFAQGTLDIGRTEGLALPLSAVRIDKPAPYVQMVIEGRIAHRQIKTGARGQVGGQTLVAVQGIDDGAVVVAGSVGPLREGTAVRLAPATAP, from the coding sequence ATGAAACGCCGGTGGAAATGGGCCGCCGCGGCGCTGGCCCTGGTGCTTCTCGCCGCGGGCGTGCTGCGCGCGCTCGAGGCGCGCCGTGCGCAGCAGGCTGCCGCCTCCGCGGGGGCGCCGGTCGAGACCGTCGTGCAGCTGGCCCCCGCCGACGCGGTGCGCGCGACCAGGCGCGAGTTGGCGCAGACGCTGGCGGTCTCGGGCACGCTCAGGGCGGTCGATTCGGCCCTGGTCAAGGCGCGCGTGCCCGGCGAGCTGGTGGGCCTCGCGGTGCGCGAGGGCGACACGGTGAAGGCCGGCCAGGTGATCGCCCGCATCGAGCCCACCGAATACCGCTCGCGCGTGCGCCAGGCCCAGGAACAGGCCGAGAGCGCACGCGCCCAGGCCGAGGTCGCGCAGCGCACGTACGACAACAACAAGGCGCTGGTGGAGCAGGGTTTCATCTCGCGCACCGCGCTCGACACCTCCCAGTCCAACCTCAATGCCGCGCGCTCCACGCACCGCGCCGCGCTCGCGGCGGTGGAGATGGCGCACAAGTCGCTCAGCGACACCGTGCTCACGAGCCCTCTCAGCGGCCAGGTAGCGCAGCGCCTGGCGCAGAACGGCGAGCGCGTCTCGGTCGACGCCCGGGTGATCGAAGTGGTGGACCTGAGCCGCATCGAGCTCGAGGCCACGGTGTCCGCGGCCGACTCGGTCGCGGTGCGGGTGGGCCAGCGCGCGGCGCTGCAGATCGAAGGCAGCGGCGGGATCGGCCCCGCCGGTGCCGAGCGCAGCGTGGGCGCGAGCGTGGTGCGCGTGAACCCGAGTGCGCAGGCCGGAAGCCGCAGCGTGCTGGTCTACCTGCGGCTGGATCGCAGCGAGGGCTTCCGCCAGGGCCTGTTCGCGCAGGGCACTCTCGACATCGGGCGCACGGAAGGGCTCGCGCTGCCGCTGTCGGCGGTGCGCATCGACAAGCCCGCGCCCTATGTGCAGATGGTGATCGAGGGCCGCATCGCGCATCGCCAGATCAAGACCGGCGCGCGCGGCCAGGTCGGCGGCCAGACGCTGGTCGCGGTCCAGGGCATCGACGACGGCGCGGTCGTGGTGGCCGGCAGCGTCGGCCCGCTGCGCGAGGGCACGGCCGTGCGCCTGGCACCGGCCACGGCGCCCTGA